In Streptomyces asoensis, a single genomic region encodes these proteins:
- a CDS encoding MarR family winged helix-turn-helix transcriptional regulator — MQNSEALALTAALLAAAGELTQRINDGVVARGFEARPAYGFAFTRLARGGATITELGVHLGVTKQAASQLVEELVRKGYVERRPHPEDARARLIVLTGRGRECTRAAEAAAAEAVQAWSDLLGEEQLRILGTQLGCIAPNGPIKPAW; from the coding sequence GTGCAGAACTCCGAGGCCCTCGCCCTGACCGCCGCCCTGCTCGCCGCCGCCGGTGAGCTCACCCAGCGCATCAACGACGGTGTCGTCGCCCGCGGGTTCGAGGCGCGGCCTGCCTACGGCTTCGCCTTCACCCGGCTCGCCCGGGGCGGTGCCACGATCACCGAGCTGGGCGTCCATCTCGGGGTCACCAAGCAGGCGGCGAGCCAGCTGGTCGAGGAACTCGTGCGCAAGGGGTACGTCGAGCGCCGGCCGCACCCCGAGGATGCGCGGGCCCGGCTGATCGTGCTCACCGGACGCGGCCGGGAGTGCACCAGGGCGGCGGAGGCGGCGGCCGCCGAAGCGGTGCAGGCCTGGTCCGACCTGCTCGGCGAAGAGCAACTGCGGATCCTGGGCACTCAGTTGGGGTGCATTGCCCCCAATGGCCCCATCAAGCCCGCTTGGTGA
- a CDS encoding esterase/lipase family protein, with protein sequence MLPWKRVLGPLAALLLAATAATVPVTAAHADTAATGAATASASSSGWNDYSCKPSAAHPRPVVLVHGTFGNSIDNWLALAPYLTVRGYCVFSVDYGQLPGVPLFNGLGPIDKSAAQLSAFVDKVLAATGAAEADLVGHSQGGMMPRYYLKFLGGAAKVNALVGLAPDNHGTTLSGLTNLLPYFPGAEDLLSAATPGLADQITGSDFLAKLNAGGDTVAGVRYTVIATRYDEVATPWRTQYLSGSNVRNVLLQDLCPLDLSEHVAIGLFDRIAFHEVANALDPAHATATTCASVFS encoded by the coding sequence ATGCTGCCCTGGAAGCGCGTGCTCGGACCACTCGCCGCACTGCTGCTGGCCGCCACGGCCGCCACCGTCCCCGTCACCGCCGCCCACGCCGACACCGCCGCCACCGGGGCGGCCACCGCCTCCGCCTCGTCGAGCGGCTGGAACGACTACAGCTGCAAGCCCTCCGCCGCCCACCCCCGCCCCGTCGTCCTCGTGCACGGCACGTTCGGCAACTCGATCGACAACTGGCTGGCCCTCGCCCCCTACCTCACCGTCCGCGGGTACTGCGTCTTCTCCGTCGACTACGGCCAGCTGCCGGGTGTCCCGCTCTTCAACGGCCTCGGTCCCATCGACAAGTCCGCCGCGCAGCTCTCCGCCTTCGTCGACAAGGTGCTCGCCGCGACCGGCGCCGCCGAGGCCGACCTCGTCGGACACTCGCAGGGCGGCATGATGCCGCGCTACTACCTGAAGTTCCTCGGCGGGGCGGCCAAGGTCAACGCGCTCGTCGGCCTCGCCCCCGACAACCACGGCACCACGCTGAGCGGACTCACCAACCTGCTGCCCTACTTCCCCGGCGCCGAGGATCTGCTCTCGGCCGCCACCCCCGGCCTCGCCGACCAGATCACCGGCTCGGACTTCCTGGCCAAGCTCAACGCGGGCGGGGACACCGTCGCCGGTGTCCGCTACACCGTCATCGCCACCCGGTACGACGAGGTGGCCACGCCGTGGCGCACCCAGTACCTCAGCGGATCGAACGTACGCAACGTCCTGCTCCAGGACCTGTGCCCGCTGGACCTCTCCGAGCACGTGGCGATCGGGCTGTTCGACCGGATCGCCTTCCACGAGGTGGCCAACGCGCTCGACCCGGCCCACGCCACCGCCACCACCTGCGCGTCCGTCTTCAGCTGA
- a CDS encoding lytic polysaccharide monooxygenase produces the protein MPARRKAAAVATVLGLVPAALTALSAAPAAAHGSMGDPVSRVAQCYAEGPESPRSDACKAAVAAGGTQALYDWNGIRIGDADGRHQELIPDGRLCSAGNEEFKGLDLARADWPATGVRSGSYTFRYRVTAPHKGTFKVYLTKAGYDAARPLAWSDLDLEHPVATATDPVAAGGFYTFPGTLPERSGRQLLYAVWQRSDSPEAFYSCSDVVFAGPDQGAGTGSGSGSGQASGSGTAPSASAPSQEQIEDGAGKSTIEHHGHGDDDATTTTDPTSGPSATASAPGPSATAGSSSSAAPRAAGARTDSVGSLAQTGGDGGTPYLLVGGAAVLALGSALLFGSVRRRAAAGGRHGR, from the coding sequence ATGCCCGCACGCCGCAAGGCCGCCGCCGTCGCCACCGTCCTCGGGCTGGTCCCGGCGGCCCTGACCGCGCTGTCCGCCGCGCCCGCGGCCGCGCACGGCTCGATGGGCGATCCGGTCAGCCGGGTCGCCCAGTGCTACGCGGAGGGTCCGGAGAGCCCGAGGTCGGACGCCTGCAAGGCCGCGGTCGCGGCGGGCGGGACCCAGGCGCTGTACGACTGGAACGGCATCCGCATCGGCGACGCCGACGGGCGCCACCAGGAGCTGATCCCGGACGGCCGGCTGTGCAGCGCGGGCAACGAGGAGTTCAAGGGTCTCGACCTGGCCCGCGCCGACTGGCCCGCGACCGGCGTACGGAGCGGCTCGTACACCTTCAGGTACCGGGTGACCGCCCCGCACAAGGGGACCTTCAAGGTCTACCTGACCAAGGCCGGCTACGACGCCGCCCGGCCGCTGGCCTGGTCCGACCTGGATCTGGAGCACCCGGTGGCGACGGCCACCGACCCGGTCGCGGCGGGCGGCTTCTACACCTTCCCGGGGACCCTGCCGGAGCGTTCCGGCCGGCAGCTGCTGTACGCGGTCTGGCAGCGCTCGGACAGCCCGGAGGCGTTCTACTCGTGCTCGGACGTCGTGTTCGCGGGCCCGGACCAGGGCGCCGGGACCGGATCGGGGTCGGGGTCGGGGCAGGCGTCGGGGTCCGGCACCGCGCCGTCCGCCTCCGCGCCCTCGCAGGAGCAGATCGAGGACGGCGCCGGAAAGTCGACGATCGAGCACCACGGCCACGGGGACGACGACGCCACCACGACGACGGACCCGACCTCCGGGCCGTCGGCCACGGCCTCCGCGCCCGGGCCGTCGGCGACGGCCGGGTCGTCCTCCTCCGCCGCGCCGCGCGCGGCCGGTGCCCGCACGGATTCCGTCGGGAGCCTCGCGCAGACCGGTGGCGACGGTGGGACCCCGTATCTCCTGGTGGGCGGCGCGGCCGTGCTGGCCCTGGGTTCGGCGCTGCTGTTCGGGTCGGTGCGCAGGCGGGCGGCGGCGGGCGGGCGGCACGGCCGCTGA
- a CDS encoding GNAT family N-acetyltransferase, translating to MTSEEIRPATAADVPAVKAVTDAAYTHYIERIGLAPLPMGADHAADVAAGKVFVTGGDAVGEVAGLVVVEAFADHLFLESIAVRPDAQGKGVGRRLLRFLDAHARALGLSEVRLCTNVLMWENQKIYPKYGYEVVERRTDGPYDRFLYRKRLG from the coding sequence ATGACCAGCGAGGAGATCCGGCCCGCCACGGCGGCCGACGTGCCGGCCGTGAAGGCCGTGACGGACGCGGCGTACACCCACTACATCGAGCGCATCGGGCTGGCGCCGCTGCCCATGGGGGCGGACCACGCGGCGGACGTGGCCGCGGGGAAGGTGTTCGTGACCGGCGGCGACGCCGTCGGCGAGGTGGCCGGCCTCGTGGTCGTCGAGGCGTTCGCGGACCACCTGTTCCTGGAGAGCATCGCCGTCCGTCCCGACGCCCAGGGCAAGGGCGTCGGGCGGCGGCTGCTGCGCTTCCTGGACGCGCACGCGCGGGCACTGGGCCTGTCCGAGGTCAGGCTCTGCACCAACGTGCTGATGTGGGAGAACCAGAAGATCTACCCGAAGTACGGCTACGAGGTCGTCGAACGCCGTACGGACGGGCCCTACGACCGCTTCCTCTACCGCAAGCGACTCGGCTGA
- a CDS encoding DUF402 domain-containing protein: MSVNSAEPARPVDVVLVKGGRMKIRYAAGLLADDGTRITVRAPWAGDGVRDFGFVRFEAGDVFTEYYWRDRWYAVKEVRDASGALKGWYCDVTRPAVLSGGELVVEDLDLDLWRSADGTDVRRLDEDEFEESGLAGRDPAATAAALAALDELEALATVGGGLESLLA, translated from the coding sequence ATGTCCGTGAACTCGGCTGAACCGGCACGCCCGGTGGACGTGGTCCTCGTCAAGGGCGGCCGCATGAAGATCCGTTACGCGGCCGGGCTGCTGGCCGACGACGGCACCCGGATCACCGTGCGGGCCCCCTGGGCCGGTGACGGCGTACGGGACTTCGGCTTCGTGCGCTTCGAGGCGGGTGACGTGTTCACCGAGTACTACTGGCGGGACCGCTGGTACGCGGTCAAGGAGGTCCGCGACGCGTCGGGCGCGCTGAAGGGCTGGTACTGCGACGTCACCCGCCCGGCCGTGCTGTCCGGGGGCGAACTGGTCGTGGAGGACCTGGACCTGGACCTGTGGCGTTCCGCCGACGGCACGGACGTACGGAGACTGGACGAGGACGAGTTCGAGGAGAGCGGGCTGGCCGGACGGGATCCGGCGGCGACGGCCGCCGCGCTGGCCGCCCTCGACGAACTGGAGGCGCTCGCCACCGTCGGAGGCGGCCTGGAGTCGCTGCTCGCCTGA
- a CDS encoding GNAT family N-acetyltransferase, with the protein MTVIVRDLHPGTPADLEGFVRVRHLALPYVFFSPASLLHGLSLARPGAHARRLVAVRDGEIIGTAQVGLAPDSPQAGQGYVNVYVDPGHAGRGAGTLLVRAAEEHLAAHGAKQLFAWVLDEPAHRAFAERHGYRPSRSAHFLCLDLAGAALPPLQDPPSGVVLRTAADFADDPRPLFVLDAEAGSDEPGDIATEFTDYQAWVEEHWRHPHLDRELTSVAVADGRPVAFSVAHTHDGARYTTAMTGTARDHRGRGLAKLVKNHSLHRARAAGYTRAYTGNDAGNGPMLAINTWLGYEIRATEVRYVRELG; encoded by the coding sequence ATGACCGTCATCGTGCGCGATCTGCACCCCGGCACGCCCGCCGACCTGGAGGGCTTCGTCCGGGTCCGGCACCTCGCCCTGCCCTATGTGTTCTTCAGTCCGGCCTCGCTGCTGCACGGCCTGTCCCTGGCCCGCCCCGGCGCCCATGCGCGCCGGCTGGTCGCCGTGCGGGACGGCGAGATCATCGGCACGGCCCAGGTGGGTCTGGCCCCGGACAGTCCGCAGGCCGGCCAGGGGTACGTCAACGTGTACGTGGATCCCGGGCACGCCGGACGGGGCGCGGGCACCCTGCTGGTCCGCGCCGCCGAGGAGCACCTGGCGGCGCACGGCGCGAAGCAGCTGTTCGCCTGGGTCCTGGACGAGCCGGCCCACCGCGCCTTCGCGGAGCGGCACGGCTACCGGCCGAGCCGCTCGGCGCACTTCCTCTGCCTGGACCTGGCCGGCGCCGCGCTGCCGCCGCTCCAGGACCCCCCGTCCGGCGTCGTACTGCGCACGGCCGCCGACTTCGCCGACGACCCGCGTCCGCTGTTCGTGCTGGACGCCGAGGCAGGGTCGGACGAGCCGGGTGACATCGCCACCGAGTTCACCGACTACCAGGCGTGGGTGGAGGAGCACTGGCGCCATCCCCACCTGGACCGGGAGCTGACCTCGGTCGCCGTGGCCGACGGCCGCCCCGTCGCCTTCAGCGTGGCCCACACCCACGACGGCGCCCGGTACACGACGGCCATGACGGGCACCGCCCGGGACCACCGCGGCCGGGGACTGGCCAAGCTCGTCAAGAACCACTCGCTGCACCGGGCCCGCGCCGCGGGGTACACGCGGGCGTACACGGGCAACGACGCCGGGAACGGGCCGATGCTCGCGATCAACACGTGGCTGGGGTACGAGATCCGCGCGACGGAGGTGCGGTATGTCCGTGAACTCGGCTGA
- a CDS encoding GntR family transcriptional regulator translates to MTLKIRIDDSAAPYEQVRAQIAEQARSGALPVGYRLPTVRGLAESLGLAANTVAKAYRALEGDGVIETRGRNGTFVAAAGPAAEREAAAAARAYAERVLRLGLTEEQASAAVRDALRALYRR, encoded by the coding sequence GTGACCTTGAAGATCCGCATCGATGACAGTGCCGCCCCCTACGAGCAGGTGCGGGCGCAGATCGCCGAGCAGGCGCGGTCGGGAGCGCTGCCGGTCGGCTACCGGCTGCCGACGGTGCGGGGGCTGGCCGAGTCCCTCGGCCTCGCCGCGAACACCGTCGCCAAGGCGTACCGGGCGCTGGAGGGGGACGGGGTGATCGAGACCCGCGGGCGCAACGGCACGTTCGTCGCGGCGGCCGGGCCGGCGGCGGAGCGGGAGGCGGCCGCCGCGGCGCGTGCCTACGCCGAGCGGGTCCTGCGGCTCGGCCTCACCGAGGAGCAGGCCTCGGCCGCCGTCAGGGACGCCCTGCGGGCGCTCTACCGGCGCTGA
- a CDS encoding DUF72 domain-containing protein, which translates to MTLYVGTSGWQYKDWKGVLYPADVPVRRWLEEYTGHFATVEIDNAFYRLPSRETFASWAARVPADFVVSVKASRYLTHIKRLKDPGEPVERLMAHAAGLGDRLGPVLLQLPPTLRGDAGLLDACLSCFPPGTRVAVEPRHDSWWTPEVRQVLESRGAALCWADARSRPVTPLWRTADWGYVRFHQGRADPWPRYGRRALETWLDRIATTWPDDAEVHAYFNNDPGGAAVRDAAAFGRTARRAGLRATRTPGALTAPR; encoded by the coding sequence ATGACGCTGTACGTCGGCACGTCCGGCTGGCAGTACAAGGACTGGAAGGGCGTCCTGTACCCGGCCGACGTGCCCGTGCGGCGATGGCTGGAGGAGTACACCGGGCACTTCGCCACCGTCGAGATCGACAACGCCTTCTACCGGCTGCCCTCGCGGGAGACGTTCGCGTCGTGGGCCGCGCGCGTCCCCGCGGACTTCGTCGTCTCCGTGAAGGCGAGCCGCTACCTGACCCACATCAAACGGCTCAAGGACCCCGGCGAACCGGTGGAGCGGCTGATGGCCCACGCGGCCGGGCTGGGCGACCGGCTCGGCCCGGTGCTGCTCCAGCTGCCGCCGACCCTGCGGGGCGACGCCGGCCTGCTCGACGCCTGCCTGTCCTGCTTCCCGCCGGGCACCCGCGTGGCGGTGGAGCCGCGCCACGATTCGTGGTGGACGCCCGAGGTGCGGCAGGTGCTCGAGTCCCGCGGCGCCGCCCTGTGCTGGGCCGACGCCCGCTCCCGCCCGGTCACCCCGCTGTGGCGCACCGCCGACTGGGGGTACGTCCGCTTCCACCAGGGCCGGGCCGACCCCTGGCCGCGCTACGGCCGCCGCGCCCTGGAGACGTGGCTCGACCGCATCGCGACGACCTGGCCGGACGACGCCGAGGTCCACGCGTACTTCAACAACGACCCCGGCGGCGCGGCCGTGCGGGACGCGGCGGCGTTCGGCCGGACGGCGCGCCGGGCGGGACTGCGTGCCACCCGCACGCCGGGTGCGCTCACCGCACCGCGCTGA
- a CDS encoding DUF5925 domain-containing protein, with translation MSVPPHDALPIRLNVDDSDSPSDVVDALFLGRFATGEQPYSHAVNIDRVRSGAALLPPHARVLRVARDDDRSATLAEGDGWTLLVSRWNRGADVTVTATTAELAAQVLEQTTEGAADEPEPQPENVTMGFWYVSPRRGPHRTTRQISAGTWDEVRPNYTAPVAEAMDKLMGTTPQDIAGRLLLLHGPPGTGKTSALRTLARSWREWCQVDCVLDPERLFSDVGYLMDIAIGEEDATGKGRWRLLLLEDCDELIRGEAKHTAGQALSRLLNLTDGLLGQGRNVLVGVTTNEDLERLHPAVVRPGRCLARIEVGRLTRREAVDWLGREAAGQEDAVDREGATLAELYALRRGTSPTALPEPRGRSDAGLYL, from the coding sequence ATGTCCGTACCCCCGCACGACGCTCTGCCGATCCGGCTCAACGTCGACGACTCCGACTCCCCGTCCGACGTCGTCGACGCACTGTTCCTCGGCCGCTTCGCGACGGGCGAGCAGCCGTACTCGCACGCGGTGAACATCGACCGCGTGCGCTCCGGAGCGGCGCTGCTGCCCCCGCACGCGCGCGTGCTGCGCGTCGCCCGTGACGACGACCGCAGCGCCACCCTGGCCGAGGGCGACGGCTGGACGCTGCTGGTCTCCCGCTGGAACCGCGGCGCCGACGTGACGGTCACCGCGACCACCGCCGAACTGGCCGCGCAGGTGCTGGAGCAGACCACCGAGGGGGCGGCGGACGAACCCGAACCGCAGCCGGAGAACGTCACCATGGGCTTCTGGTACGTCTCCCCGCGGCGCGGCCCGCACCGCACCACCCGGCAGATCTCCGCGGGCACCTGGGACGAGGTGCGCCCCAACTACACGGCGCCGGTCGCCGAGGCGATGGACAAGCTGATGGGGACGACCCCGCAGGACATCGCCGGCCGGCTGCTCCTGCTGCACGGCCCGCCCGGCACCGGCAAGACCTCCGCGCTGCGCACGCTGGCCCGTTCCTGGCGGGAGTGGTGCCAGGTGGACTGCGTCCTGGACCCCGAAAGGCTCTTCTCCGACGTCGGCTACCTGATGGACATCGCGATCGGCGAGGAGGACGCCACCGGGAAGGGCCGCTGGCGGCTGCTGCTCCTGGAGGACTGCGACGAACTGATCCGCGGCGAGGCCAAGCACACGGCGGGCCAGGCCCTGTCCCGGCTGCTGAACCTCACCGACGGCCTCCTCGGCCAGGGCCGCAACGTCCTGGTCGGCGTCACGACCAACGAGGACCTCGAACGTCTGCATCCCGCCGTCGTGCGCCCCGGCCGCTGTCTGGCCCGCATCGAGGTCGGCCGGCTGACCCGCCGTGAGGCCGTGGACTGGCTCGGCAGGGAGGCCGCCGGGCAGGAGGACGCCGTGGACCGCGAGGGCGCGACCCTGGCGGAGCTGTACGCGCTGCGCCGGGGCACGTCACCGACCGCGCTGCCGGAGCCCCGGGGGCGCTCGGACGCGGGACTGTACCTGTAG
- a CDS encoding SGNH/GDSL hydrolase family protein, with protein MRRSRLVVFVSSLLLALGTALTGAASAQGAQLAATGGYVALGDSYSSGVGAGSYISSSGNCKRSTKAYPYLWNAAHAPSSFTFAACSGARTDEVLASQLGGLSSSTGLVSITAGGNDAGFADVMTTCVTGSDSTCLSRIDTAKAYVDSTLPGKLDSVYSAISAKAPNARVVVIGYPRFYKLGTVCLGLSEAKRSAINNAADYLDAATARRAAAHGFAFGDVRTTFTGHEICSGSSWLHSLNWLNIGESYHPTASGQSGGYLSVLNSAA; from the coding sequence ATGAGACGTTCCCGACTTGTCGTATTCGTGAGCTCACTCCTCCTCGCCCTCGGCACCGCCCTCACCGGGGCGGCATCGGCGCAGGGCGCCCAACTCGCCGCCACGGGCGGCTATGTGGCGCTGGGGGACTCCTACTCCTCCGGTGTCGGCGCGGGCAGCTACATCAGCTCGAGCGGCAACTGCAAGCGCAGTACCAAGGCGTACCCGTACCTGTGGAACGCCGCCCACGCCCCCTCGTCGTTCACCTTCGCGGCCTGCTCGGGCGCCCGAACGGATGAAGTTCTGGCGAGTCAGCTCGGCGGCCTCAGCTCCTCCACCGGCCTGGTCTCCATCACCGCGGGCGGCAACGACGCCGGCTTCGCCGACGTCATGACGACCTGCGTCACCGGCTCCGACAGCACCTGTCTGTCCCGCATCGACACGGCGAAGGCCTACGTCGACTCGACGCTCCCCGGCAAACTCGACTCCGTCTACTCGGCGATCAGCGCCAAGGCCCCCAACGCGCGCGTCGTCGTCATCGGTTACCCCCGCTTCTACAAGCTCGGCACGGTCTGCCTGGGCCTGTCCGAGGCCAAGCGCTCCGCCATCAACAACGCGGCCGACTACCTCGACGCGGCGACCGCCCGGCGCGCCGCGGCCCACGGCTTCGCCTTCGGCGACGTCCGCACCACGTTCACCGGCCACGAGATCTGCTCCGGCAGCTCCTGGCTGCACAGCCTCAACTGGCTGAACATCGGAGAGTCCTACCACCCGACCGCGTCCGGCCAGTCGGGTGGCTACCTGTCGGTCCTGAACAGCGCCGCCTGA
- a CDS encoding serine/threonine-protein kinase: protein MSEEPGSERLIAGRYRLLTPLGEGGMGTVWRARDEVLHREVAVKEVRAPHGLAASDVERMYARLEREAWAAARVANRNVVTVYDVATQDGRPWIVMEIVHGISLAELLDAEGPLDPARAARIGAEVLSALRAAHDAGVLHRDVKPANVLMSNDGRVVLTDFGIATVEGTSALTMTGEVIGSPEFLAPERALGRTPGPESDLWSLGVLLYAAVEGNSPFRHDTPLSTLRAIVDEELPPPRRAGPLAPVIEGLLRKDPAERLSGDRAEQDLRLVAAGGTPFGDTLRSTPPAPYGPYTPTAATPAEPLRRELRAGTPPQPWTAAPATTGPQRPDRGRRAGAVLAAGVAVLALAVAGLTYGLLNHDGGGGDGGDAGDGVTQSASEVLSPPPTRPESSEASSEPSSPEPSESHSSKAPAQSVTVSVSGTHTDYSGSCPPPDAQAPSFTATITVGRLPATVPYRWVSQDGELSGQTWKTLEFPEGGGKSKQDKVIVSTYAESGTYRNAIAVEVRDPVRKTSGSVPFSVTCETETPPDGASPSPSVSP, encoded by the coding sequence GTGTCCGAAGAACCGGGCAGTGAACGTCTGATCGCGGGCCGGTACCGTCTGCTGACCCCGCTGGGCGAGGGCGGCATGGGAACGGTGTGGCGCGCCCGCGACGAGGTGCTGCATCGCGAGGTCGCCGTCAAGGAGGTGCGCGCCCCGCACGGGCTGGCCGCCTCGGACGTCGAGCGGATGTACGCCCGGCTGGAGCGGGAGGCGTGGGCCGCGGCCCGGGTCGCGAACCGCAACGTCGTCACGGTGTACGACGTTGCCACCCAGGACGGGCGGCCGTGGATCGTCATGGAGATCGTGCACGGGATCTCCCTCGCCGAACTGCTCGACGCCGAGGGGCCGCTCGACCCGGCGCGGGCCGCCCGTATCGGCGCCGAGGTGCTGTCCGCGCTGCGGGCGGCGCACGACGCCGGGGTGCTGCACCGGGACGTGAAGCCGGCGAACGTGCTGATGTCGAACGACGGCCGGGTGGTGCTGACCGACTTCGGCATCGCGACCGTCGAGGGCACCTCCGCGCTGACCATGACCGGTGAGGTCATCGGCTCACCCGAGTTCCTGGCGCCGGAACGGGCGCTGGGACGCACCCCGGGCCCGGAGTCGGACCTGTGGTCGCTGGGGGTGCTGCTGTACGCGGCGGTCGAGGGCAACTCCCCCTTCCGGCACGACACTCCGCTGAGCACGCTGCGTGCGATCGTCGACGAGGAGCTGCCGCCGCCGCGCCGCGCCGGGCCGCTCGCGCCCGTGATCGAGGGGCTGCTGCGCAAGGACCCGGCGGAGCGCTTGTCCGGCGACCGCGCCGAGCAGGACCTGCGGCTGGTCGCCGCGGGGGGTACGCCGTTCGGCGACACCCTCCGTTCGACGCCCCCGGCGCCGTACGGGCCGTACACGCCGACGGCCGCCACGCCCGCCGAGCCGTTGCGCCGGGAACTGCGGGCCGGCACCCCGCCCCAGCCCTGGACGGCCGCCCCGGCGACGACCGGACCGCAGCGGCCGGACCGCGGCCGGCGGGCCGGTGCCGTCCTGGCCGCCGGGGTCGCGGTGCTGGCGCTGGCGGTGGCCGGGCTGACGTACGGGCTGCTGAACCACGACGGCGGTGGCGGCGACGGCGGCGACGCGGGCGACGGGGTCACCCAGAGCGCCTCGGAGGTCCTGAGTCCGCCGCCGACGCGGCCGGAGTCGAGCGAGGCGAGCAGCGAACCGTCGAGCCCCGAGCCCAGCGAGAGCCACAGCTCGAAGGCTCCGGCGCAGTCGGTGACGGTCAGCGTCAGCGGCACGCACACGGACTACTCGGGGAGCTGTCCGCCGCCGGACGCCCAAGCACCCTCGTTCACCGCGACGATCACGGTGGGGCGGCTGCCCGCGACGGTGCCCTACCGCTGGGTGTCGCAGGACGGCGAGCTGTCCGGGCAGACCTGGAAGACGCTCGAATTCCCCGAGGGCGGGGGGAAGTCCAAGCAGGACAAGGTGATCGTGTCGACGTACGCCGAGAGCGGGACGTACCGCAACGCGATCGCCGTCGAGGTGCGCGATCCGGTGCGGAAGACGTCCGGCTCGGTGCCGTTCTCCGTCACCTGTGAGACGGAGACCCCGCCGGACGGGGCCTCCCCCTCGCCTTCCGTCTCTCCGTGA